From Pseudomonas fluorescens, one genomic window encodes:
- the pdxB gene encoding 4-phosphoerythronate dehydrogenase PdxB translates to MLIVADENIPLLDAFFEGFGEIRRVPGRAIDRATVEQADVLLVRSVTHVSRELLEGSKVRFVGTCTIGTDHLDLDYFQQAGITWSSAPGCNARGVVDYVLGSLLTLAEIEGVALAERTYGVVGAGEVGGRLVKVLKGLGWNVLVCDPPREAAGGDYVALEQIIAQCDVISLHTPLTQAGEHPTWHLFDRQRLQQLKPGAWLINASRGPVVDNSALREVMLEREDLQAVLDVWEGEPSVDIALAEFCVIATPHIAGYSLDGKQRGTAQIYQAFCQFLGQPPTVSLDQLLPAPWLAQVGLSASSDPAWALAMLCRGVYDPRRDDADFRRSLVVAGAEQRSAFDLLRKHYPERREIDGLSVRIDGDSAQLRQIVQALGAQLV, encoded by the coding sequence ATGCTGATTGTTGCTGACGAAAATATTCCGTTGCTCGATGCCTTCTTCGAAGGTTTCGGCGAAATTCGCCGGGTGCCGGGCCGGGCCATCGACCGCGCCACGGTCGAGCAGGCAGACGTACTGCTGGTGCGCTCGGTGACTCATGTCAGCCGTGAGCTGCTGGAGGGCAGCAAGGTCCGCTTCGTCGGCACTTGCACTATCGGCACTGATCATCTGGATCTCGATTATTTTCAACAGGCCGGGATCACCTGGTCCAGCGCTCCCGGTTGCAACGCTCGGGGCGTGGTCGACTATGTGTTGGGCAGTTTGCTGACTCTGGCTGAGATCGAAGGTGTGGCGCTGGCCGAACGCACTTACGGAGTGGTCGGTGCCGGTGAGGTTGGCGGTCGGTTGGTCAAGGTGCTCAAGGGGCTGGGCTGGAATGTGTTGGTCTGCGACCCGCCGCGCGAAGCGGCTGGCGGCGACTACGTGGCGCTGGAACAGATCATCGCGCAATGCGACGTCATCAGCCTGCACACCCCCCTGACCCAGGCCGGCGAACATCCGACCTGGCACCTGTTCGACCGTCAGCGCTTGCAGCAGCTCAAACCCGGCGCCTGGTTGATCAATGCCAGTCGTGGGCCGGTGGTGGACAACAGCGCCCTGCGCGAAGTGATGCTGGAACGCGAGGACCTGCAAGCGGTGCTGGATGTCTGGGAAGGCGAGCCGAGTGTCGACATCGCCCTGGCTGAGTTTTGCGTGATTGCTACCCCGCACATTGCCGGCTATAGCCTGGACGGCAAGCAGCGCGGCACGGCGCAGATTTATCAGGCGTTCTGCCAGTTCCTCGGCCAGCCGCCGACGGTGTCTCTTGATCAGTTGCTGCCCGCTCCCTGGCTGGCGCAGGTTGGCCTGAGTGCCAGCAGCGATCCGGCCTGGGCCCTGGCCATGCTGTGCCGTGGCGTTTACGACCCGCGCCGTGACGATGCCGACTTCCGCCGCAGTCTGGTGGTCGCCGGTGCGGAGCAACGCAGCGCCTTTGATCTGCTGCGCAAGCATTATCCGGAGCGCCGCGAGATCGACGGCCTGAGCGTGCGGATTGACGGAGATTCAGCGCAGTTACGCCAGATCGTCCAGGCGCTTGGCGCGCAGTTGGTATAA